The following coding sequences are from one Lolium rigidum isolate FL_2022 chromosome 6, APGP_CSIRO_Lrig_0.1, whole genome shotgun sequence window:
- the LOC124667257 gene encoding uncharacterized protein LOC124667257 — protein sequence MAAARERPRLDYLNSQEPGDASQASAIDIVDMLIEDDDTEAFQTITVEPVSATKSVSTLGSKVAQCLAKRADHSLTLEKAGIFDWFDTPNHDAGIASNILRENAIAHVKNRISYFDSQRCGGYGSGTRAGAMLECIDEDLGMNCLKKPEPAAVTDDLYEAYDIGPNTQMAAEAMEALFNASPVSYNVMEHEHLKNSLGKENKVDSLCPVNSPVQNQMLACLRQSSEGMTSQLTRLKVDDIEMTNGESSIPLTNHPSKSKTRKNTKHMTGKAKTGIESGVVKAAINYEVSEVTMGSGANDSKIPCLLGKDATIHPKRKRTSMFTSGSTKVEFSKATRSTAEGAKTAQVAKLSAAKPSRDQDTIKGMKMIHQSSFANLKASAANSPDVSVRIIATRSKARGIQKETSDFNQFEGTFSTGIEKQSTSQQKDHDSTSKNRAPLRELSSTESQSRTHKSKKVPKRGLLQSPGSRELASLFGNEVSPVLPSGRRRKRSMSSVRVLFSQSMDSETIKDQTKILAHFRLPVVTTISEATHFVAKKFARTRNMLEAMAMGIPVVTPSWLECCDGARCFIDEKKYIMRDTKKEKELHFSMPVSLSRACKNPLLEGRRVLITPNAKPSKELLKILIVAAGGKPLEKITVSMMKNRSFEGVFVISCEQDRSICLPFVKNGLEIFDSELVLNGIVVQKLEFERFRLFHD from the exons ATGGCTGCTGCAAGAGAACGTCCCAGGTTAGACTACCTTAATTCGCAAGAGCCAGGAGATGCATCACAGGCTAGTGCCATTGATATTGTGGACATGCTGATAGAAGATGATGATACAGAGGCTTTTCAGACAATAACAGTTGAGCCGGTAAGTGCAACAAAGTCAGTTTCCACTTTAGGCTCAAAAGTAGCTCAGTGCTTGGCAAAAAGGGCTGATCACAGTTTGACACTTGAGAAGGCAGGTATTTTTGACTGGTTTGATACCCCCAACCATGATGCTGGCATAGCCAGTAACATTTTGAGGGAAAATGCAATAGCTCATGTCAAAAACAGAATTTCATATTTTGACTCCCAGAGATGTGGTGGCTATGGATCAGGTACAAGGGCTGGGGCAATGCTAGAATGCATTGATGAGGACTTGGGCATGAACTGCCTGAAGAAACCAGAACCAGCAGCTGTTACCGATGATTTATATGAAGCATATGATATTGGGCCTAATACTCAAATGGCAGCTGAAGCTATGGAAGCATTGTTCAATGCATCACCTGTCAGTTACAATGTCATGGAGCATGAACACCTGAAAAATTCTCTGGGGAAAGAAAACAAAGTGGATTCATTATGTCCAGTAAATTCGCCAGTTCAGAACCAAATGCTAGCCTGTTTACGTCAGAGCTCAGAGGGAATGACATCACAGCTTACGCGCCTCAAGGTAGATGACATAGAAATGACAAATGGCGAAAGTTCAATCCCTTTGACGAACCATCCCAGTAAGTCAAAAACCAGGAAGAATACAAAACATATGACAGGGAAAGCGAAGACAGGGATCGAGAGTGGGGTTGTAAAAGCAGCCATAAATTATGAGGTGTCAGAAGTAACCATGGGATCTGGTGCAAATGACTCAAAGATTCCTTGTTTACTTGGTAAAGATGCTACAATCCATCCTAAAAGAAAGAGAACATCCATGTTTACCTCAGGAAGCACAAAAGTTGAGTTCAGTAAAGCTACCAGATCAACTGCAGAGGGAGCCAAAACTGCACAAGTTGCAAAGTTATCAGCAGCCAAACCATCAAGAGACCAGGATACCATAAAAGGCATGAAAATGATCCACCAGTCTTCCTTTGCTAATCTGAAAGCATCAGCTGCtaactctcccgatgtttctgtgCGAATTATAGCAACTCGTAGCAAGGCCAGAGGAATTCAGAAAGAAACTTCAGACTTCAATCAGTTTGAAGGAACTTTTAGTACTGGAATAGAAAAACAATCCACATCTCAACAGAAAGACCATGACTCTACTTCGAAGAATAGAGCACCACTGAGAGAGCTAAGTAGCACAGAGTCCCAATCTAGGACACATAAATCAAAGAAGGTACCGAAGAGAGGCCTGCTGCAATCACCAGGTTCCAGAGAGCTTGCTAGTCTTTTTGGGAATGAGGTATCTCCAGTTTTGCCATCAGGCAGGCGAAGAAAGAGAAGCATGTCCTCAGTCCGTGTTCTTTTCAGTCAAAGCATGGACAGTGAAACCATCAAAGACCAGACAAAG ATATTGGCACACTTTAGATTGCCAGTGGTAACAACTATTTCAGAGGCTACACATTTTGTTGCTAAAAAGTTTGCTCGTACAAGAAACATGCTAGAAGCAATGGCCATGGGTATACCTGTAGTCACACCATCATGGCTTGAATGCTGTGATGGAGCAAGGTGCTTCATTGATGAGAAAAAATACATAATGAGAGATACAAAGAAGGAGAAAGAGCTACACTTCAGCATGCCTGTCTCCCTAAGCCGAGCCTGCAAAAACCCATTGTTAGAG GGTAGAAGAGTACTAATCACGCCAAATGCAAAGCCTAGCAAGGAGCTTTTGAAGATTTTAATAGTGGCAGCTGGTGGCAAG CCTTTGGAGAAAATTACAGTGTCTATGATGAAGAATAGGAGTTTTGAAGGAGTCTTTGTAATCTCTTGTGAACAAGACCGCAGCATCTGTCTACCGTTTGTTAAAAATG GTTTGGAAATATTCGACTCGGAGCTTGTGCTGAATGGAATTGTCGTCCAGAAGCTAGAGTTTGAAAG GTTCCGCCTTTTCCATGATTAA
- the LOC124662396 gene encoding acyl transferase 15-like: MSTVAISKLPPVLVQPLEPVTVTGDINLSSYDKHLVSRPATAFFVFERPLHEPVETIKRGLSRALLEYYPIAGRLAAGATAGEVIIKCTGEGVSFVAASASCAIKDVMGLTDPSLKEELGVFYDGRCRYSDPLVLMQVTVFSCGGFVLCVTWNHSVADGVGMGQFMLAVGELSRGLPSPSVVPVRQPDSLILSPPPVFTKIMQLLGSLQPTQLALLDITIRSSLIRRIKDKYSSMNSGQPCTVFEAVAAVLWRCRARAISSDPEALTVLFFPTNARTYAGAEEGYYGNCLVWRLVTATARTVANGDIMDLVKMIHAAKDRVPGQSDMDELLQLPDWYDLLRVTSWRNIGLQTPDFGAGTPTRVMAHSPPQRDLPKCTACIPCMDEYNVLSTCVKEEHASAFLHELADMHLNYI; this comes from the coding sequence ATGAGCACCGTGGCGATCAGCAAGTTGCCGCCGGTGCTCGTCCAGCCATTAGAACCGGTCACGGTGACCGGTGACATCAATCTATCGTCTTACGACAAGCATCTTGTTTCCAGGCCTGCCACGGCGTTCTTCGTGTTTGAGCGTCCACTACACGAGCCCGTGGAGACCATTAAAAGGGGACTGTCGCGAGCTCTTCTCGAGTACTACCCTATCGCCGGCCGGCTGGCCGCTGGAGCCACCGCCGGCGAAGTCATCATCAAATGCACCGGCGAGGGCGTGTCATTCGTCGCGGCGTCCGCCAGCTGCGCCATCAAGGACGTCATGGGTCTGACCGATCCGTCGCTGAAAGAGGAGCTCGGCGTGTTCTACGACGGCCGGTGCAGATACTCTGATCCGCTGGTGTTGATGCAGGTGACCGTCTTCTCCTGCGGCGGGTTCGTCCTGTGTGTAACCTGGAACCACTCCGTCGCCGATGGCGTCGGGATGGGCCAGTTCATGCTGGCGGTCGGCGAGCTCTCTCGCGGTCTGCCGTCCCCGTCCGTCGTCCCGGTCAGGCAGCCCGATTCGCTCATCTTGAGCCCGCCTCCGGTTTTCACAAAGATTATGCAGCTCCTGGGTAGCCTCCAGCCTACTCAACTGGCCTTGCTTGACATCACCATCCGATCAAGCTTGATACGGCGCATCAAAGATAAATACTCGTCGATGAACTCCGGCCAGCCGTGCACGGTGTTCGAGGCGGTGGCCGCGGTTCTGTGGCGGTGCCGGGCCCGTGCAATCTCCTCCGACCCGGAGGCGCTCACCGTGCTCTTCTTCCCTACCAATGCGCGCACGTACGCGGGGGCAGAAGAGGGATACTACGGCAACTGTCTCGTGTGGCGGCTGGTCACGGCGACGGCCCGCACGGTGGCGAATGGCGACATCATGGACCTAGTCAAGATGATCCACGCCGCGAAGGATCGGGTGCCCGGCCAGTCGGACATGGACGAGCTGCTGCAGTTGCCGGACTGGTACGACCTTCTTCGTGTCACGTCCTGGCGAAACATTGGGCTTCAGACACCTgattttggcgcggggacgccgaCGAGGGTGATGGCACACTCGCCGCCGCAGAGAGACCTGCCCAAATGCACGGCGTGTATCCCGTGCATGGACGAGTACAACGTGTTGTCCACCTGCGTGAAGGAGGAACACGCCAGCGCCTTCCTCCACGAATTAGCAGATATGCACCTCAATTACATTTAG